A single Anopheles arabiensis isolate DONGOLA chromosome 2, AaraD3, whole genome shotgun sequence DNA region contains:
- the LOC120893797 gene encoding probable methylmalonate-semialdehyde dehydrogenase [acylating], mitochondrial produces the protein MALLRLVATECRNVLQRGYSTASVPTTKMFIDGKFVESKTNDWIDLHDPATNEVVTRVPKCTQDEMQTAVESSKKAYKTWRQSSILSRQQVMLKLQHIIRNNMSELAKNITKEQGKTLIDAEGDVLRGLQVVEHCCSITSLQMGETVPNIAKDMDTYSYHLPLGVTAGIAPFNFPAMIPLWMFPVAITCGNTSIIKPSERVPGATMLLMEMLNEAGCPPGVVNVIHGAHDAVNFVCDNPDIRAVSFVGSDQAGKYIYERAGRNGKRVQCNMGAKNHGVIMADANKENTLNQLAGAAFGAAGQRCMALSTAVFVGEARNWIPDLVERARKLKVNAGHLPGTDLGPVISPQSKQRINELVESGAKEGAKIVLDGRNIKVEGFEKGNFVGPTIISDVTPNMKCYTEEIFGPVLVCLSVDTIDEAIELINNNPYGNGTAIFTTNGATARKFVNDIDVGQVGVNVPIPVPLPMFSFTGSRGSFLGDCHFYGKQGIKFYTQTKTVTQLWREGDVSHTKAAVAMPTMK, from the exons ATGGCTCTTCTACGACTTGTTGCTACCGAG TGCCGCAATGTGCTGCAACGTGGCTATAGCACAGCATCTGTGCCGACCACGAAGATGTTCATCGACGGCAAGTTCGTTGAGTCGAAGACGAACGATTGGATCGATCTGCATGACCCAGCCACGAACGAGGTGGTGACGCGTGTCCCCAAATGCACGCAGGACGAAATGCAGACGGCGGTCGAATCGTCCAAGAAGGCTTACAAG ACCTGGCGCCAATCGTCCATCCTGAGCAGACAGCAGGTCATGCTCAAGCTGCAGCACATTATCCGCAACAACATGTCGGAGCTGGCGAAGAACATCACCAAGGAGCAGGGCAAAACACTGATCGATGCCGAGGGAGACGTTCTCCGAGGACTGC AGGTGGTGGAGCATTGCTGCAGCATCACGTCGCTGCAGATGGGTGAAACCGTGCCGAACATCGCCAAGGATATGGACACGTACTCGTACCATCTGCCGCTCGGCGTTACGGCCGGCATTGCACCGTTCAACTTCCCCGCCATGATCCCGCTGTGGATGTTCCCGGTGGCGATCACTTGCGGCAACACGAGCATCATCAAGCCGTCGGAGCGCGTGCCCGGCGCGACGATGCTGCTGATGGAGATGCTGAACGAGGCCGGCTGCCCGCCGGGCGTCGTGAACGTGATTCACGGTGCGCACGATGCGGTCAACTTTGTCTGCGACAATCCGGACATTCGGGCGGTTTCGTTCGTCGGCTCGGACCAGGCGGGCAAGTACATCTACGAGCGCGCGGGACGCAACGGCAAGCGCGTGCAGTGCAATATGGGTGCCAAGAACCATGGCGTCATTATGGCGGACGCAAACAAGGAAAACACGCTCAACCAGCTGGCTGGGGCGGCGTTCGGTGCGGCCGGCCAGCGTTGCATGGCTCTCTCGACGGCGGTGTTTGTCGGCGAGGCTAGGAACTGGATCCCCGATCTGGTGGAGCGTGCCCGCAAGCTGAAGGTGAACGCGGGCCATCTGCCCGGCACGGATCTGGGACCGGTCATCTCGCCCCAGTCGAAGCAGCGCATCAACGAGCTGGTCGAGTCGGGCGCGAAGGAGGGCGCGAAGATCGTGCTCGATGGGCGCAACATCAAGGTGGAGGGCTTCGAGAAGGGCAACTTTGTCGGACCGACCATCATCAGCGACGTGACGCCGAACATGAAGTGCTACACGGAGGAAATCTTTGGCCCGGTACTGGTGTGCCTGTCGGTCGATACGATCGACGAAGCGATCGAGCTGATCAACAACAACCCGTACGGCAATGGTACGGCCATCTTCACCACCAACGGTGCGACGGCCCGCAAGTTTGTGAACGACATTGACGTTGGCCAGGTCGGTGTGAATGTGCCGATTCCGGTGCCGCTGCCGATGTTCTCGTTCACCGGCAGCCGGGGCAGCTTCCTGGGCGACTGTCACTTCTACGGCAAGCAGGGCATCAAGTTCTACACGCAAACGAAAACCGTCACGCAGCTGTGGCGTGAGGGCGACGTTAGCCATACCAAGGCGGCCGTTGCCATGCCAACGATGAAGTAA